A genomic stretch from Longimicrobium sp. includes:
- a CDS encoding NADH-quinone oxidoreductase subunit J, with translation MLTQILFFFFAACAIGSAVMVISRKNPVSSALWLIGTFFALAAIYTLLGAFFIGIVQILVYAGAIMVLFLFVIMLLNLGNDYEVDIRGTGWKIMAGGAALVMIALLGRMFTGLPPTGVGADVGHAALAAQTAERGTVGLIGIPMYQEYVVPLQATAMLLLIAVVGAVALAKRKI, from the coding sequence ATGCTGACCCAGATCCTGTTCTTCTTCTTCGCGGCCTGCGCCATCGGCTCGGCCGTGATGGTGATCTCGCGGAAGAACCCCGTGTCGAGCGCCCTGTGGCTGATCGGCACCTTCTTCGCGCTGGCCGCCATCTACACCCTCCTGGGCGCCTTCTTCATCGGCATCGTCCAGATCCTGGTGTACGCCGGCGCCATCATGGTGCTGTTCCTCTTCGTGATCATGCTGCTGAACCTGGGCAACGACTACGAGGTGGACATCCGCGGCACCGGGTGGAAGATCATGGCGGGCGGCGCCGCGCTGGTGATGATCGCGCTGCTGGGCCGCATGTTCACCGGCCTTCCGCCCACGGGCGTGGGGGCCGACGTGGGGCACGCCGCCCTGGCGGCGCAGACCGCCGAGCGCGGCACCGTGGGGCTGATCGGCATTCCCATGTACCAGGAGTACGTCGTTCCGCTGCAGGCCACGGCCATGCTGCTGCTGATCGCGGTGGTGGGCGCGGTGGCGCTGGCCAAGAGAAAGATCTGA
- a CDS encoding NADH-quinone oxidoreductase subunit I produces the protein MAATVQIMKRPVRKSSYIRATLSGMALTFRHLVQSAGDRSDKTIQYPDEKKQLSPRWRGTHVMETHDDGRPKCVACGLCPTICPANCIKLVPGEDDQGNRYPIVYEIDEFRCIFCGMCQEVCPVEAIHVGNHYEAGEYTRDNFVYDLDRLMKQTHPSTLLWDPADPAGE, from the coding sequence ATGGCGGCCACGGTTCAGATCATGAAGCGCCCGGTGCGGAAGTCGTCGTACATCCGCGCCACGCTTTCGGGGATGGCGCTCACCTTCCGGCACCTGGTGCAGTCGGCGGGCGACCGGTCGGACAAGACCATCCAGTATCCGGACGAGAAGAAGCAGCTGAGCCCGCGGTGGCGCGGCACCCACGTGATGGAGACGCACGACGACGGGCGTCCCAAGTGCGTGGCGTGCGGCCTGTGCCCCACCATCTGCCCGGCCAACTGCATCAAGCTGGTGCCTGGCGAGGACGACCAGGGCAACCGCTACCCGATCGTCTACGAGATCGACGAGTTCCGCTGCATCTTCTGCGGGATGTGCCAGGAGGTGTGCCCGGTGGAGGCCATCCACGTGGGCAACCACTACGAGGCGGGCGAGTACACGCGCGACAACTTCGTGTACGACCTGGACCGCCTGATGAAGCAGACGCACCCCAGCACGCTGCTGTGGGACCCGGCGGACCCAGCCGGGGAGTGA
- the nuoH gene encoding NADH-quinone oxidoreductase subunit NuoH, with protein sequence MQTISNLHQPSDMAFLVWSMIKVIAAFSVVMVVVAMLTLMERKVSAWMQDRLGPNRVGPGGLGQPLADGIKNILKEETNPAEANRVFFTLAPMLSIIPALVTFAVIPFAAPLPTRWGVIPMIVADLPVGILFLLAFSSLGVYGIVLAGWASSNKYALLGGLRAGAQMISYEIALGLSLMSLFFVVGNVGLPEIVYKQQQMNLWFALPFSVSFFFFWISCFAETNRLPFDLPEAESELVTGYHTEYSAMKFSMFFIAEYAHVLTVSALMATLFLGGWDIPGYGGDDMLGFGADGRWIGAQPAIWKTVVSFGFFAAKTFFFILIFMLVRWTVPRFRYDQVMDLGWKIMLPAALVAVVVTGATVLGLDSAGEPFVQVAPDGTRGAITLFGGLVLTAVNGVMLFLVMWLMDRGRVLSGTGSMDEKRIHAQHLARRRAEQMRQRLTTPGSAVR encoded by the coding sequence GTGCAGACGATCTCGAACCTTCACCAGCCGTCGGACATGGCGTTCCTGGTGTGGTCGATGATCAAGGTGATCGCGGCCTTCAGCGTCGTCATGGTGGTGGTGGCCATGCTGACGCTGATGGAGCGCAAGGTGAGCGCCTGGATGCAGGATCGCCTGGGCCCCAACCGCGTGGGTCCCGGCGGCCTGGGGCAGCCCCTGGCCGACGGCATCAAGAACATCCTGAAGGAAGAGACCAACCCGGCGGAGGCGAACCGGGTGTTCTTCACGCTGGCGCCCATGCTGTCCATCATCCCGGCGCTGGTGACCTTCGCGGTGATCCCGTTCGCGGCGCCGCTCCCCACGCGCTGGGGGGTGATCCCCATGATCGTGGCCGACCTGCCCGTGGGCATTTTGTTCCTGCTGGCGTTCAGCTCGCTGGGCGTGTACGGGATCGTGCTCGCCGGCTGGGCCAGCAGCAACAAGTACGCGCTGCTGGGCGGGCTGCGCGCGGGCGCGCAGATGATCAGCTACGAGATCGCGCTGGGCCTGTCGCTGATGTCGCTGTTCTTCGTGGTCGGCAACGTGGGGCTCCCCGAGATCGTGTACAAGCAGCAGCAGATGAACCTGTGGTTCGCGCTGCCGTTCTCGGTGTCGTTCTTCTTCTTCTGGATCAGCTGCTTCGCCGAGACCAACCGCCTCCCCTTCGACCTTCCCGAGGCGGAGAGCGAGCTGGTGACCGGCTACCACACCGAGTACAGCGCGATGAAGTTCAGCATGTTCTTCATCGCCGAGTACGCGCACGTGCTGACGGTGTCGGCGTTGATGGCCACGCTGTTCCTGGGCGGCTGGGACATCCCCGGCTACGGCGGCGACGACATGCTGGGCTTCGGGGCCGACGGCCGCTGGATCGGCGCGCAGCCGGCTATCTGGAAGACGGTCGTCAGCTTCGGCTTCTTCGCCGCGAAGACCTTCTTCTTCATCCTGATCTTCATGCTGGTGCGCTGGACGGTTCCGCGCTTCCGGTACGACCAGGTGATGGACCTGGGGTGGAAGATCATGCTTCCCGCCGCCCTGGTGGCCGTCGTGGTGACGGGCGCCACGGTGCTGGGGCTGGACAGCGCGGGCGAGCCGTTCGTGCAGGTGGCGCCCGACGGCACGCGCGGGGCCATCACCCTGTTCGGCGGGCTGGTGCTGACGGCGGTGAACGGGGTGATGCTCTTCCTGGTGATGTGGCTGATGGACCGGGGGCGCGTGCTTTCCGGCACGGGCTCGATGGACGAAAAGCGGATTCACGCGCAGCACCTGGCGCGGCGGCGGGCGGAGCAGATGCGCCAGCGGCTGACGACGCCCGGCTCTGCCGTCAGATAG
- a CDS encoding 2Fe-2S iron-sulfur cluster-binding protein codes for MAEPTPTPETVSVTVDGMTLDVPKGTRLLDACAQAGVDVPHYCYHPGMSAPAQCRMCLVEVEKSPKLIPACVGSVTDGMVVHTQSENALKAREGVLEFYLVNHPLDCPVCDQSGECKLQDYVSAEGPAMGRSREPKRVLGRDDFGGDVLFYADRCVMCTRCVRFMREVAQDERLTVVQRGSRAVIDTFYDEGLTGNIWADNIVDICPVGALVSKDFLHKARAWDLDRVPSVCPNCSMGCNIRLETRDDQVMRLKPRPNPEVNAHWMCDFGRLNYNWMNRVDRIEAPLVRDASGRHAPKSWAETLTLLADALRGAAGGARAVVSPFEANEGLGALRRVMEAVGGGEGVFRCEQGEEVVLPGFPELALRRDRAANAVGAELFGYGRTGRPDGTGGLESVGAHTGVLFVLGDELGDAPADFGANASLFVYVGQHLGPAARNAHFVLPATTFAEMEGTFTNIQRRVQRFWPAVRAPGMARPAWQILGVLLAGISEAGAPGTAADAFATLGAVRPEFGQLAWADLGANGAVLPGVRELQETGD; via the coding sequence ATGGCCGAACCGACCCCGACGCCTGAGACCGTTTCCGTCACCGTAGACGGAATGACGCTGGACGTGCCCAAGGGCACGCGCCTGCTGGACGCGTGCGCCCAGGCGGGCGTCGACGTCCCCCACTACTGCTACCACCCCGGCATGTCGGCCCCGGCCCAGTGCCGCATGTGCCTGGTCGAGGTGGAAAAATCGCCCAAGCTGATCCCCGCGTGCGTGGGCTCGGTGACGGACGGCATGGTGGTGCACACCCAGAGCGAGAACGCCCTCAAGGCGCGCGAGGGGGTGCTGGAGTTCTACCTGGTCAACCACCCGCTGGACTGCCCGGTGTGCGACCAGTCGGGCGAGTGCAAGCTGCAGGACTACGTCTCGGCCGAGGGGCCCGCCATGGGCCGCTCGCGCGAGCCCAAGCGGGTGCTGGGGCGCGACGACTTCGGCGGCGACGTGCTGTTCTACGCCGACCGCTGCGTGATGTGCACCCGCTGCGTGCGCTTCATGCGCGAGGTTGCGCAGGACGAGCGGCTGACCGTGGTGCAGCGCGGGAGCCGCGCCGTGATCGACACCTTCTACGACGAGGGGCTGACGGGGAACATCTGGGCCGACAACATCGTCGACATCTGCCCCGTGGGCGCGCTGGTGAGCAAGGACTTCCTTCACAAGGCGCGCGCCTGGGACCTGGACCGCGTTCCCTCGGTCTGCCCCAACTGCAGCATGGGGTGCAACATCCGGCTGGAGACGCGCGACGACCAGGTGATGCGCCTGAAGCCGCGCCCCAACCCCGAGGTGAACGCGCACTGGATGTGCGACTTCGGGCGGCTGAACTACAACTGGATGAACCGCGTGGACCGCATCGAGGCGCCGCTGGTGCGCGACGCCTCGGGACGCCACGCGCCCAAGTCGTGGGCGGAGACGCTCACGCTGCTGGCCGACGCCCTGCGCGGCGCCGCGGGCGGCGCGCGGGCCGTCGTCTCGCCGTTCGAGGCGAACGAGGGGTTGGGCGCGCTGCGCCGGGTGATGGAGGCCGTCGGCGGCGGTGAGGGCGTGTTCCGCTGCGAGCAGGGCGAAGAGGTGGTGCTTCCCGGCTTCCCGGAGCTGGCGCTGCGCCGCGACCGCGCAGCCAACGCCGTGGGCGCCGAGCTGTTCGGCTACGGGCGGACGGGCCGGCCGGACGGCACGGGCGGGCTGGAGTCGGTGGGGGCCCACACGGGCGTGCTCTTCGTCCTGGGCGACGAGCTGGGCGACGCGCCGGCGGACTTCGGGGCGAACGCGTCCCTCTTCGTCTACGTGGGCCAGCACCTGGGCCCCGCGGCGCGCAACGCCCACTTCGTGCTGCCGGCGACCACGTTCGCCGAGATGGAAGGCACCTTTACGAACATCCAGCGCCGCGTGCAGCGCTTCTGGCCCGCGGTGCGGGCGCCGGGAATGGCGCGGCCGGCGTGGCAGATTCTGGGCGTGCTGCTGGCGGGGATCAGCGAGGCGGGGGCGCCGGGAACGGCGGCCGACGCGTTCGCCACGCTGGGCGCGGTACGTCCGGAGTTCGGCCAGCTGGCTTGGGCGGACCTGGGCGCCAACGGGGCGGTGCTTCCCGGCGTGCGCGAGCTGCAGGAAACGGGGGACTGA